In Haliotis asinina isolate JCU_RB_2024 chromosome 16, JCU_Hal_asi_v2, whole genome shotgun sequence, the following are encoded in one genomic region:
- the LOC137267943 gene encoding uncharacterized protein isoform X3, which yields MTPSRHSLSKCQKNLKSCPQGHAVSSCPNEGEYSCKQCGPRFFQPNENRLGDKCRWRKRCDKPFMKYKDFGSTIKDATCECNPGYHFENEDQRACVPNRDCDKGFGQGEYGVCENCIEKMMYSDVKDRRQKCKPLRNCEKESRCTKKKSNGTFDNECGPVVRDINDCSSIVSQIDGPDTKLKTAIIIGGVAGALVLLILLVLLLLCKRRHQKRTQRDVNLTEDQLEELKNLIIQKCEKDDDLSRKVLDESFSQIESRIERQAWGLAQDLFRSHHMPGKYELVVETYKDKAPRDTIKGYLNEWKSWKGENHTAVTELFQCLRNCKRDDIVYEICNSLRNDVGDLCFDADGNVIESLTYNRAQNNFCHGITDVFPCIKKTEKTDIEKGENLETTNKLLEAQSNMDPHTTGAVFREKTYPTAPVPDETNGLLTEPEVHFHRQYSQPVQATT from the exons atgacaCCTTCAAGACATTCACTTTCCAAATGCCAGAAGAATCTGAAGTCTTGCCCGCAAG GACACGCCGTCTCCAGCTGCCCCAATGAAGGAGAGTACTCATGTAAACAATGCGGACCTCGGTTCTTCCAACCCAATGAAAACCGATTAGGCGATAAGTGTCGATGGAG GAAAAGGTGCGATAAGCCTTTCATGAAGTACAAAGACTTTGGCAGCACAATCAAGGATGCCACATGTGAGTGTAACCCCGGCTACCATTTTGAGAACGAGGACCAGAGAGCGTGCGTCCCAAATCGAGACTGCGACAAGGGATTTGGTCAAGGTGAATATG GTGTATGTGAAAACTGTATTGAAAAGATGATGTATTCCGATGTAAAAGATCGAAGACAAAAGTGTAAACCTCTGAGAAA CTGCGAGAAGGAAAGTCGATGCACGAAAAAGAAAAGCAATGGCACCTTCGACAATGAATGTGGACCTGTAGTTAGAG ACATCAACGACTGCAGCAGTATTGTATCCCAAATTGACGGCCCAGacacaaaactgaaaacagCAATCATTATAGGCGGCGTGGCGGGGGCTTTAGTACTTCTTATCCTCCTGGTACTGCTGCTACTCTGCAAAAGACGACACCAGAAGAGGACACAGAGG GATGTCAATTTAACAGAGGATCAACTGGAAGAACTCAAGAATTTGATCATTCAAAAGTGTGAAAAAGATGATGACCTGAGTAGAAAAG TGTTGGATGAATCATTCAGCCAGATAGAGTCGAGGATTGAAAGACAGGCATGGGGCCTGGCACAGGACTTGTTCAGATCGCATCACATGCCAGGCAAATACGAATTAGTGGTGGAAACATATAAAG ACAAGGCACCACGAGATACAATAAAGGGCTATTTGAACGAATGGAAGTCTTGGAAAGGAGAGAACCATACTGCAGTGACAGAGCTATTTCAGTGTCTCCGTAACTGTAAGCGAGATGACATTGTCTACGAAATATGCAACAGTCTTAGAAACGATGTTG GTGACTTGTGTTTTGACGCTGACGGTAATGTGATTGAAAGTCTCACCTATAACAGAGCTCAGAACAACTTCTGCCATGGCATAACTGACGTGTTTCCGTGTATTAAAAAGACAGAAAAAACAGATATTGAAAAGGGGGAGAATcttgaaacaacaaataaactgtTAGAAGCCCAGTCCAACATGGACCCTCATACTACAGGCGCCGTGTTTCGGGAGAAAACCTACCCTACTGCACCTGTGCCCGATGAGACCAATGGTCTCCTGACAGAACCTGAAGTGCATTTC
- the LOC137267943 gene encoding uncharacterized protein isoform X1 — translation MLESLIHNITHTFDRLHIAFQQMTPSRHSLSKCQKNLKSCPQGHAVSSCPNEGEYSCKQCGPRFFQPNENRLGDKCRWRKRCDKPFMKYKDFGSTIKDATCECNPGYHFENEDQRACVPNRDCDKGFGQGEYGVCENCIEKMMYSDVKDRRQKCKPLRNCEKESRCTKKKSNGTFDNECGPVVRDINDCSSIVSQIDGPDTKLKTAIIIGGVAGALVLLILLVLLLLCKRRHQKRTQRDVNLTEDQLEELKNLIIQKCEKDDDLSRKVLDESFSQIESRIERQAWGLAQDLFRSHHMPGKYELVVETYKDKAPRDTIKGYLNEWKSWKGENHTAVTELFQCLRNCKRDDIVYEICNSLRNDVGDLCFDADGNVIESLTYNRAQNNFCHGITDVFPCIKKTEKTDIEKGENLETTNKLLEAQSNMDPHTTGAVFREKTYPTAPVPDETNGLLTEPEVHFHRQYSQPVQATT, via the exons atgacaCCTTCAAGACATTCACTTTCCAAATGCCAGAAGAATCTGAAGTCTTGCCCGCAAG GACACGCCGTCTCCAGCTGCCCCAATGAAGGAGAGTACTCATGTAAACAATGCGGACCTCGGTTCTTCCAACCCAATGAAAACCGATTAGGCGATAAGTGTCGATGGAG GAAAAGGTGCGATAAGCCTTTCATGAAGTACAAAGACTTTGGCAGCACAATCAAGGATGCCACATGTGAGTGTAACCCCGGCTACCATTTTGAGAACGAGGACCAGAGAGCGTGCGTCCCAAATCGAGACTGCGACAAGGGATTTGGTCAAGGTGAATATG GTGTATGTGAAAACTGTATTGAAAAGATGATGTATTCCGATGTAAAAGATCGAAGACAAAAGTGTAAACCTCTGAGAAA CTGCGAGAAGGAAAGTCGATGCACGAAAAAGAAAAGCAATGGCACCTTCGACAATGAATGTGGACCTGTAGTTAGAG ACATCAACGACTGCAGCAGTATTGTATCCCAAATTGACGGCCCAGacacaaaactgaaaacagCAATCATTATAGGCGGCGTGGCGGGGGCTTTAGTACTTCTTATCCTCCTGGTACTGCTGCTACTCTGCAAAAGACGACACCAGAAGAGGACACAGAGG GATGTCAATTTAACAGAGGATCAACTGGAAGAACTCAAGAATTTGATCATTCAAAAGTGTGAAAAAGATGATGACCTGAGTAGAAAAG TGTTGGATGAATCATTCAGCCAGATAGAGTCGAGGATTGAAAGACAGGCATGGGGCCTGGCACAGGACTTGTTCAGATCGCATCACATGCCAGGCAAATACGAATTAGTGGTGGAAACATATAAAG ACAAGGCACCACGAGATACAATAAAGGGCTATTTGAACGAATGGAAGTCTTGGAAAGGAGAGAACCATACTGCAGTGACAGAGCTATTTCAGTGTCTCCGTAACTGTAAGCGAGATGACATTGTCTACGAAATATGCAACAGTCTTAGAAACGATGTTG GTGACTTGTGTTTTGACGCTGACGGTAATGTGATTGAAAGTCTCACCTATAACAGAGCTCAGAACAACTTCTGCCATGGCATAACTGACGTGTTTCCGTGTATTAAAAAGACAGAAAAAACAGATATTGAAAAGGGGGAGAATcttgaaacaacaaataaactgtTAGAAGCCCAGTCCAACATGGACCCTCATACTACAGGCGCCGTGTTTCGGGAGAAAACCTACCCTACTGCACCTGTGCCCGATGAGACCAATGGTCTCCTGACAGAACCTGAAGTGCATTTC
- the LOC137267943 gene encoding uncharacterized protein isoform X2, with protein sequence MGPYTGFVVTSLVLLICPQMTPSRHSLSKCQKNLKSCPQGHAVSSCPNEGEYSCKQCGPRFFQPNENRLGDKCRWRKRCDKPFMKYKDFGSTIKDATCECNPGYHFENEDQRACVPNRDCDKGFGQGEYGVCENCIEKMMYSDVKDRRQKCKPLRNCEKESRCTKKKSNGTFDNECGPVVRDINDCSSIVSQIDGPDTKLKTAIIIGGVAGALVLLILLVLLLLCKRRHQKRTQRDVNLTEDQLEELKNLIIQKCEKDDDLSRKVLDESFSQIESRIERQAWGLAQDLFRSHHMPGKYELVVETYKDKAPRDTIKGYLNEWKSWKGENHTAVTELFQCLRNCKRDDIVYEICNSLRNDVGDLCFDADGNVIESLTYNRAQNNFCHGITDVFPCIKKTEKTDIEKGENLETTNKLLEAQSNMDPHTTGAVFREKTYPTAPVPDETNGLLTEPEVHFHRQYSQPVQATT encoded by the exons atgacaCCTTCAAGACATTCACTTTCCAAATGCCAGAAGAATCTGAAGTCTTGCCCGCAAG GACACGCCGTCTCCAGCTGCCCCAATGAAGGAGAGTACTCATGTAAACAATGCGGACCTCGGTTCTTCCAACCCAATGAAAACCGATTAGGCGATAAGTGTCGATGGAG GAAAAGGTGCGATAAGCCTTTCATGAAGTACAAAGACTTTGGCAGCACAATCAAGGATGCCACATGTGAGTGTAACCCCGGCTACCATTTTGAGAACGAGGACCAGAGAGCGTGCGTCCCAAATCGAGACTGCGACAAGGGATTTGGTCAAGGTGAATATG GTGTATGTGAAAACTGTATTGAAAAGATGATGTATTCCGATGTAAAAGATCGAAGACAAAAGTGTAAACCTCTGAGAAA CTGCGAGAAGGAAAGTCGATGCACGAAAAAGAAAAGCAATGGCACCTTCGACAATGAATGTGGACCTGTAGTTAGAG ACATCAACGACTGCAGCAGTATTGTATCCCAAATTGACGGCCCAGacacaaaactgaaaacagCAATCATTATAGGCGGCGTGGCGGGGGCTTTAGTACTTCTTATCCTCCTGGTACTGCTGCTACTCTGCAAAAGACGACACCAGAAGAGGACACAGAGG GATGTCAATTTAACAGAGGATCAACTGGAAGAACTCAAGAATTTGATCATTCAAAAGTGTGAAAAAGATGATGACCTGAGTAGAAAAG TGTTGGATGAATCATTCAGCCAGATAGAGTCGAGGATTGAAAGACAGGCATGGGGCCTGGCACAGGACTTGTTCAGATCGCATCACATGCCAGGCAAATACGAATTAGTGGTGGAAACATATAAAG ACAAGGCACCACGAGATACAATAAAGGGCTATTTGAACGAATGGAAGTCTTGGAAAGGAGAGAACCATACTGCAGTGACAGAGCTATTTCAGTGTCTCCGTAACTGTAAGCGAGATGACATTGTCTACGAAATATGCAACAGTCTTAGAAACGATGTTG GTGACTTGTGTTTTGACGCTGACGGTAATGTGATTGAAAGTCTCACCTATAACAGAGCTCAGAACAACTTCTGCCATGGCATAACTGACGTGTTTCCGTGTATTAAAAAGACAGAAAAAACAGATATTGAAAAGGGGGAGAATcttgaaacaacaaataaactgtTAGAAGCCCAGTCCAACATGGACCCTCATACTACAGGCGCCGTGTTTCGGGAGAAAACCTACCCTACTGCACCTGTGCCCGATGAGACCAATGGTCTCCTGACAGAACCTGAAGTGCATTTC